In Ammoniphilus sp. CFH 90114, a genomic segment contains:
- a CDS encoding YiaA/YiaB family inner membrane protein: MKKRVRNTSAFTFLAWAAFSLACAFFFIGIYNMDAPLVEKGYYSVTGLFLIFSSFVLQKVVRDNQEDADFEPAVKEDHL; the protein is encoded by the coding sequence ATGAAGAAACGTGTACGCAATACATCTGCTTTTACCTTTTTAGCTTGGGCTGCGTTTAGCTTGGCTTGTGCTTTTTTCTTTATCGGGATCTATAACATGGACGCTCCGCTAGTGGAGAAAGGGTACTATAGTGTGACAGGGTTGTTTTTGATTTTTAGCTCCTTTGTTTTGCAAAAGGTCGTGCGGGATAATCAGGAGGACGCGGATTTCGAACCAGCGGTCAAAGAAGATCATCTATAA